The Indicator indicator isolate 239-I01 chromosome 18, UM_Iind_1.1, whole genome shotgun sequence genome includes a region encoding these proteins:
- the SMIM33 gene encoding small integral membrane protein 33 — MNTSMPSSQLRQPEPQEAAALTPISIVRSMTKKSDGLPMISVIVAIFVLLAIFIIVLVHYGPQLRTIQITLYQEPMPQDLDDGVHLTDWRELGSQRKLPAQPYQLEPGGLDVAGVSCQCSCKHHLPCGSAEPNVIEVTYL, encoded by the coding sequence atgaacacctccatgcccagcagccagctgagacAGCCTGAGccccaggaggcagctgccCTCACTCCCATCTCCATTGTCAGGAGCATGACCAAGAAATCCGATGGCCTGCCCATGATCTCCGTcatcgtcgccatcttcgtccTCTTGGCCATCTTCATCATCGTCCTGGTGCACTACGGCCCCCAGCTCCGCACCATCCAGATCACCCTCTACCAGGAGCCCATGCCCCAGGACCTGGACGATGGGGTGCACCTGACGGactggagggagctgggctccCAGAGGaagctgcctgcccagccctaCCAGCTGGAGCCAGGCGGCCTGGACGTGGCTGGTGTGAGCTGCCAGTGCTCCTGCAAGCATCACCTGCCCTGCGGGAGTGCTGAGCCCAACGTCATCGAGGTCACATACCTGTGA